The Agrobacterium vitis genome has a segment encoding these proteins:
- the bamA gene encoding outer membrane protein assembly factor BamA has product MKAGSKFLNAVSAIALSAGVVSLSAGLAVVASASVANAALIQRIDVRGATRVGTEAVRSNLTIQPGKAFSNSDIDDSVKRLYATGYFSDVKISVSGSALVVTVNENQLVNQVVFNGNRKIKDDKLTTVVQTQPLGPYSQELIQADITRIKQAYAAIGRSEVEVTTQTAPVGPGRVNLAFVINEGDRTKIGAINFVGNHAYGDSRLAAVISTKKSNPLSFLTRKDVYNDDKLKADEEALRQFYYNHGYADFRITSSDASLNEQTNEYTVNITVDEGQRYKFSDINVESSVEGVDPTELKGLVTTSPGGVYSAREIQKSMEAIQQRVSAKGYPFARVVPRGNRDMGNGTIGVTYMVDQGERAYVERIEVKGNTRTRDYVIRREFDISEGDAFNQEVITRAKRRLEALGYFSSVNITTAQGSAPDRVIIVVNVEDQSTGSFGIGAGYSVGGDGLILEASVEEKNFLGRGQYIRIAAGAGTDDSQTYNLSFTEPYFLGYRLAVGFDLFKSSTSSNDYYDYNEQGGTLRVTAPITENLATTFRYTYKQIKYEGVDAWATALSEPYKDLINGSPWVVSSVSQTLTYNSLDDKNLPHEGIYATFTQEFAGLGGDSDYYKLYGKARIFKSLSDEQDIIGSLSFGAGHVMATGDNLNVFDQFQIGGKEIRGFENNGIGVRMPNSNDDSLGGTTYFTASAEASMPIPGVPQDAGFRIAVFSDAGTLYGNEVKNSAGAQGVDMAWRASVGAGIVWASPFGPLRFDYAQPILKEDYDKVQQFRFSIANQF; this is encoded by the coding sequence ATGAAGGCTGGTTCAAAATTTTTGAACGCGGTGTCAGCGATTGCGCTGTCTGCTGGTGTAGTTTCGTTAAGTGCAGGCCTCGCCGTTGTGGCATCTGCCTCTGTTGCCAATGCGGCCTTGATCCAGCGGATCGATGTGCGTGGTGCGACGCGTGTCGGGACGGAGGCTGTTCGTTCCAACTTGACGATCCAGCCTGGAAAAGCCTTTTCCAATTCCGACATCGACGACTCGGTAAAGCGTCTTTACGCAACGGGTTATTTTTCCGATGTGAAGATTTCGGTTTCCGGCAGCGCCCTGGTGGTTACGGTCAACGAGAACCAATTGGTCAACCAGGTCGTGTTCAACGGCAACCGCAAGATCAAAGATGACAAGCTGACGACTGTTGTTCAGACGCAGCCACTTGGTCCTTATAGCCAGGAACTCATCCAGGCCGATATCACCCGCATCAAGCAGGCCTATGCAGCCATTGGCCGTAGTGAAGTTGAAGTGACGACGCAGACCGCGCCGGTTGGCCCCGGTCGCGTCAATCTCGCTTTCGTCATCAATGAAGGTGATCGCACGAAAATCGGCGCTATCAACTTCGTCGGTAATCATGCTTATGGCGATAGCCGCCTTGCGGCTGTTATCAGCACCAAGAAGTCCAATCCTTTGTCGTTCCTGACCCGTAAGGATGTCTATAACGACGACAAGTTGAAGGCTGACGAGGAAGCTCTGCGTCAGTTCTATTACAATCATGGTTATGCCGATTTCCGGATCACGTCTTCGGATGCATCGCTGAACGAGCAGACCAACGAATACACCGTCAACATCACGGTTGATGAAGGTCAGCGTTACAAGTTTTCCGATATTAATGTCGAAAGCTCTGTTGAAGGCGTGGACCCGACTGAGTTGAAGGGTCTGGTGACGACGTCGCCGGGCGGCGTCTACAGCGCCCGCGAAATCCAGAAATCGATGGAAGCCATCCAGCAGCGCGTTTCCGCCAAGGGTTATCCCTTTGCCCGCGTCGTTCCGCGCGGCAACCGCGATATGGGCAATGGCACGATCGGTGTCACCTATATGGTTGACCAGGGTGAGCGCGCCTATGTCGAGCGTATCGAAGTCAAGGGCAATACAAGGACACGCGATTACGTTATTCGTCGCGAATTCGACATCAGCGAAGGCGATGCTTTCAACCAGGAAGTCATTACCCGCGCCAAGCGTCGTCTTGAAGCTTTGGGCTACTTCAGCTCAGTCAATATCACGACGGCTCAGGGCAGCGCTCCGGACCGAGTCATCATTGTCGTCAATGTCGAAGATCAGTCTACTGGCTCCTTCGGTATTGGCGCTGGCTACTCCGTTGGTGGCGATGGCCTGATCCTGGAAGCTTCGGTGGAGGAAAAGAACTTCCTCGGTCGCGGTCAGTATATCCGTATTGCGGCTGGTGCCGGTACGGATGACAGCCAGACCTACAATCTGTCATTCACCGAGCCTTACTTCCTGGGCTATCGCCTTGCTGTCGGTTTCGATCTGTTCAAGAGCAGCACGAGCAGCAACGATTATTACGATTACAACGAACAGGGTGGCACCCTACGCGTCACAGCGCCGATTACTGAAAATCTGGCAACGACGTTCCGCTATACCTACAAGCAGATCAAGTATGAGGGTGTTGATGCCTGGGCGACTGCGCTTTCGGAGCCTTATAAGGATCTGATCAACGGCAGCCCGTGGGTTGTGTCTTCGGTTTCGCAGACTTTGACCTATAATTCGCTGGATGATAAAAATCTGCCGCATGAAGGCATTTACGCGACGTTCACCCAAGAGTTTGCGGGTCTCGGTGGCGATTCCGATTACTATAAGCTCTATGGTAAGGCCCGTATCTTCAAGAGCCTGTCGGATGAGCAGGATATTATCGGATCGCTGTCTTTCGGCGCCGGTCATGTCATGGCTACAGGTGATAACCTGAACGTCTTCGACCAATTCCAGATCGGCGGCAAGGAAATCCGCGGCTTTGAGAACAACGGTATTGGTGTTCGCATGCCGAACAGCAACGACGATTCCTTGGGTGGCACCACCTACTTCACCGCTTCCGCTGAAGCGAGCATGCCTATCCCGGGCGTTCCACAGGATGCAGGCTTCCGTATTGCTGTCTTCTCTGATGCCGGTACGCTTTACGGCAATGAAGTGAAGAACAGCGCTGGAGCGCAGGGCGTAGACATGGCTTGGCGTGCGTCTGTTGGTGCCGGTATCGTCTGGGCATCTCCTTTCGGTCCGCTGCGCTTCGATTACGCACAGCCTATCCTCAAGGAAGATTACGACAAGGTGCAGCAGTTCCGATTCTCCATTGCGAACCAGTTCTGA
- the lpxD gene encoding UDP-3-O-(3-hydroxymyristoyl)glucosamine N-acyltransferase, whose protein sequence is MEHETFYPPHAGVSLKELADRLGAELLQDDAGDRVIRSVAPVYRAKQSDICYILSRRNKAELETCEAGAILCDSALRSLIPEHIPVLLIKNPHAAFAIAGQFLHPDGKQPLPVARPGAVDISPAAFVDPSARLEDGVVVEPMAVIGADVEIGAGSLIGAGSVIGRGVKIGRDCSIAAGTSIIASYIGNGVIIHNGARIGQDGFGYAPGSRGMVKIVQIGRVIIQDNVEIGANTTIDRGTMDDTVIGEGTKIDNQVQIAHNVRIGRHCGIVAQVGIAGSTVIGDGVLIGGGSGVNGHIKIGDGVQIAAMSGVVGDLPPGEKFGGIPARPLGDFLRDCAQIMGRSEGKSKVGKGQK, encoded by the coding sequence ATGGAGCATGAAACTTTTTATCCGCCCCACGCGGGCGTCAGTTTGAAAGAACTGGCGGACCGTCTTGGGGCGGAACTGTTACAGGATGATGCGGGTGACCGCGTCATTCGTTCGGTGGCGCCTGTCTATCGGGCAAAGCAGAGCGATATTTGCTATATCCTGTCGAGGCGCAACAAAGCCGAACTCGAAACCTGTGAGGCCGGGGCAATCCTTTGCGATTCTGCGCTGCGTTCGCTGATCCCGGAGCATATTCCGGTTCTGCTGATCAAAAACCCGCATGCGGCTTTTGCTATCGCAGGGCAGTTCCTGCATCCAGATGGCAAACAACCTTTGCCTGTGGCCCGGCCAGGCGCTGTCGACATTTCCCCTGCGGCCTTTGTCGATCCGAGTGCCCGTCTTGAAGATGGGGTTGTGGTCGAGCCGATGGCGGTGATTGGTGCGGATGTTGAAATCGGCGCTGGCAGTCTGATCGGCGCGGGCTCAGTGATTGGCCGTGGTGTCAAGATCGGCCGCGATTGTTCGATTGCCGCAGGCACCAGTATTATTGCTAGCTATATCGGCAATGGCGTTATCATCCATAACGGGGCACGCATCGGCCAGGACGGGTTTGGCTATGCGCCAGGCTCGCGGGGCATGGTGAAAATCGTGCAGATCGGCCGGGTGATTATCCAGGACAATGTGGAAATTGGCGCCAACACGACGATTGACCGTGGAACGATGGATGACACGGTGATCGGCGAAGGAACCAAGATCGACAATCAGGTCCAGATCGCTCACAACGTGCGCATCGGTCGCCATTGCGGCATCGTCGCCCAGGTCGGAATTGCCGGCAGCACGGTGATTGGCGATGGCGTATTGATTGGTGGTGGCTCTGGCGTTAACGGCCATATCAAGATAGGTGACGGTGTTCAGATAGCCGCGATGAGCGGTGTTGTTGGCGATCTTCCGCCGGGCGAGAAATTCGGTGGTATTCCGGCACGTCCGCTTGGGGATTTTCTCAGGGATTGCGCACAGATCATGGGACGGTCTGAAGGCAAGTCGAAGGTTGGAAAGGGGCAGAAATGA
- the fabZ gene encoding 3-hydroxyacyl-ACP dehydratase FabZ: MTVEQKELGRADILEIMKLLPHRYPFLLVDRIIDIDGDNAAIGIKNVTANEPQFTGHFPEQPIMPGVLLIEGMAQTAGAICARKAGTAGDLVYFMTIDNARFRKPVVPGDRVEFHVTKQKQRGNVWKFHCDAKVDGALVAEADIGAMIVNKEAQ, encoded by the coding sequence ATGACCGTTGAGCAGAAAGAGTTGGGACGCGCGGATATTCTGGAGATCATGAAGCTCCTGCCGCACCGCTATCCCTTCCTGCTGGTGGATCGCATCATCGACATCGATGGCGACAATGCAGCTATCGGTATCAAGAATGTAACTGCAAACGAACCGCAGTTTACCGGACATTTTCCCGAGCAGCCGATCATGCCAGGGGTGCTGCTGATCGAGGGGATGGCGCAGACGGCAGGGGCGATCTGTGCCCGCAAAGCCGGGACGGCTGGCGATCTCGTTTATTTCATGACGATCGACAATGCGAGGTTCCGCAAGCCTGTCGTGCCTGGCGACCGTGTGGAGTTCCACGTCACCAAGCAGAAGCAGCGCGGTAATGTCTGGAAGTTCCACTGCGATGCCAAGGTGGATGGCGCGCTTGTGGCAGAAGCTGATATCGGGGCAATGATCGTCAATAAGGAAGCGCAATGA
- the lpxA gene encoding acyl-ACP--UDP-N-acetylglucosamine O-acyltransferase, which produces MTVIPASARIHPSSVIEDGAVIGENVTIGPFCHVGPKVVLGDGAEFLSHVVLTGKTIVGKNSRIFPNAVIGGEPQSIHHSGEETTLTIGDNCTMREGVTINCGTVEGGGHTVVGSNNLFLANSHVAHDCQLGNHIILSNNVMLAGHVKIGDRAILGGGSAVHQFTRIGRQAFIGGLSACSYDVIPYGMLNGNPGLLGGLNVVGMTRAGVERATIHRVRKAYKALFDEEGAIREKAAAIREEFADCAEVIEILDFIVAESDRALSSPFRGKS; this is translated from the coding sequence ATGACCGTTATTCCAGCCAGTGCCCGCATTCATCCCTCCAGCGTCATCGAAGATGGCGCGGTGATCGGGGAGAATGTGACGATAGGACCGTTCTGTCATGTCGGTCCCAAGGTCGTGTTGGGCGACGGTGCTGAGTTTTTGTCGCATGTGGTGCTGACGGGAAAAACTATTGTCGGCAAGAATAGCCGGATATTTCCCAATGCGGTCATCGGTGGCGAGCCACAGAGCATCCATCATTCCGGCGAAGAGACAACCTTGACCATCGGCGACAATTGCACGATGCGTGAAGGCGTGACGATCAATTGCGGCACGGTGGAAGGCGGCGGACACACTGTGGTCGGCAGCAACAATCTGTTCCTGGCCAATTCGCATGTGGCGCATGATTGTCAGCTCGGCAATCATATCATTCTGTCCAACAATGTGATGTTGGCTGGGCATGTCAAAATCGGTGACCGGGCCATCCTTGGTGGCGGTTCCGCCGTTCACCAGTTCACGCGTATCGGACGGCAGGCGTTTATCGGTGGGCTGTCAGCTTGCAGCTACGATGTTATTCCTTATGGCATGCTGAACGGCAATCCCGGCCTTCTGGGTGGTTTGAACGTGGTCGGCATGACCCGGGCCGGGGTGGAACGCGCTACCATTCACCGCGTCCGCAAGGCCTATAAGGCATTGTTCGATGAAGAAGGCGCCATTCGTGAAAAGGCTGCGGCCATTCGCGAAGAGTTTGCCGATTGCGCCGAGGTGATTGAAATCCTGGATTTCATTGTTGCCGAAAGCGACCGGGCGCTCTCGTCGCCATTCCGCGGCAAGAGCTGA
- a CDS encoding LpxI family protein: MSGPHGRLAIIAGSGMLPVYVAEAARAAGEDPFILPLKDEADQSWEGFQSSVIGVGDMAGLSSLIKRHGIKRVVMSGGVKKRPNFKEIHVNLRFLMKLPFAVKTLLSGGDDAVLKMVIQLIESQGCRVVGAHEIAPQLLAELGPLGASRPTDDDRRDIAAAAKAADALGRLDVGQGAVSVGGRIVALEGVEGTDRMLQRVAELRAEGRISSRRRGVLVKLCKPQQDIRADLPTIGQSTIENAARAGLSGIAVQAGRALLLQRQETLRQADAAGIFVSGIELGPEGEARLD; this comes from the coding sequence ATGAGCGGCCCGCACGGGCGTCTCGCCATCATTGCCGGCAGCGGTATGCTGCCGGTCTATGTCGCCGAAGCGGCGCGGGCGGCGGGTGAAGATCCCTTCATCCTGCCTCTGAAAGACGAAGCCGACCAAAGCTGGGAGGGTTTCCAGTCCTCCGTGATCGGGGTCGGTGATATGGCGGGCCTGTCGAGCCTGATAAAGCGACATGGCATCAAACGGGTGGTGATGTCTGGTGGTGTTAAAAAACGTCCAAATTTCAAAGAGATCCACGTTAATCTTCGTTTTTTGATGAAGCTGCCGTTTGCGGTCAAAACCCTGCTGTCGGGTGGTGATGATGCCGTGTTGAAAATGGTCATCCAACTGATCGAGTCGCAGGGTTGCCGGGTGGTTGGTGCGCATGAGATCGCGCCGCAATTGCTGGCGGAACTTGGGCCGCTCGGTGCGTCCCGACCAACGGATGATGACAGGCGTGACATTGCCGCAGCCGCCAAAGCCGCAGATGCCTTGGGCCGGTTGGATGTTGGTCAGGGCGCTGTCAGCGTCGGTGGTCGGATTGTCGCTCTGGAAGGGGTTGAAGGCACGGACCGGATGTTGCAGCGGGTCGCCGAGCTTCGCGCCGAAGGACGGATTTCGTCGCGGCGGCGCGGCGTGCTGGTCAAACTGTGCAAACCGCAGCAGGATATTCGCGCCGACCTGCCGACCATCGGGCAATCGACTATTGAAAATGCCGCCCGGGCCGGGCTTTCCGGCATTGCGGTTCAGGCGGGACGCGCCTTGCTTCTGCAGCGGCAGGAAACCTTGAGACAGGCAGACGCAGCAGGGATTTTTGTTTCCGGTATTGAATTGGGACCTGAGGGCGAAGCCCGATTAGACTAA
- the lpxB gene encoding lipid-A-disaccharide synthase: MENRPLKIAVIAGEVSGDLLGADLISALKRRYGGDIALVGVGGPALEAQGLSSLFDFSELSVMGITQVLAKLPHFLKLIGTTAKALITAKPDLLLIVDSPDFTHRVAKKVRAAWPDMPVVNYVCPSVWAWKEYRAQAMLPYVDAVLAVLPFEPAVMQRLGGPATHFVGHRLVTSPAMLACRSERLLRPLPAAEEPKTIMLLPGSRGAEISALAPVFRDAARIFVERNGPTRFVLPTVPRRERQVREAVANWEEKPDVVVGEDAKWRAFAEADAAIAASGTVLLELCLAGVPVVSTYKTDWLIKLLHSRIKTWTGALPSIIADYVVVPEYLNEQLRGASLARWMERLSTETRERQAMVEGFDLVWQKMQTEIPAGEAGAKIVLDVLKTRAII, translated from the coding sequence ATGGAAAACCGGCCCCTGAAGATCGCGGTCATTGCTGGAGAAGTGTCCGGTGACTTGCTGGGTGCTGATCTGATTTCTGCGCTGAAACGGCGCTACGGCGGCGACATTGCTCTTGTCGGTGTTGGTGGCCCGGCGCTGGAGGCGCAGGGGCTCTCATCTTTGTTTGATTTTTCAGAATTGTCCGTGATGGGCATTACCCAGGTTCTGGCAAAGCTACCGCATTTTCTGAAGTTGATCGGCACGACCGCCAAGGCGCTTATCACGGCTAAACCGGATTTGCTGCTGATTGTTGATAGTCCTGATTTCACGCATCGTGTTGCGAAAAAGGTGAGGGCGGCATGGCCGGACATGCCTGTGGTCAATTATGTTTGCCCCAGCGTCTGGGCCTGGAAGGAATATCGGGCGCAGGCCATGCTTCCCTATGTCGATGCCGTTCTGGCTGTCTTGCCTTTCGAACCTGCGGTCATGCAGCGCTTGGGTGGACCAGCAACGCATTTTGTCGGGCATCGGCTGGTGACGAGTCCGGCCATGTTAGCCTGCCGCTCTGAACGGTTGCTGCGTCCGCTTCCTGCCGCAGAGGAGCCGAAAACTATCATGCTGCTGCCGGGATCACGCGGCGCGGAAATCTCGGCCTTGGCACCGGTGTTTCGCGATGCGGCCCGGATTTTCGTCGAGCGCAATGGGCCGACGCGGTTTGTGCTGCCAACGGTACCACGGCGGGAGCGTCAGGTGCGTGAAGCTGTCGCCAATTGGGAAGAAAAGCCTGACGTGGTTGTTGGGGAGGACGCCAAGTGGCGAGCCTTTGCTGAGGCGGATGCGGCGATTGCAGCTTCCGGCACGGTGCTGCTGGAGCTTTGCCTGGCTGGTGTGCCTGTTGTCTCGACCTACAAGACCGATTGGTTGATCAAGCTCCTGCACAGTCGGATCAAGACCTGGACCGGTGCCTTGCCGAGCATCATCGCTGATTATGTCGTGGTGCCGGAATATCTGAACGAGCAATTGCGTGGCGCATCGTTGGCGCGCTGGATGGAGCGACTATCCACCGAGACGCGTGAGCGCCAAGCCATGGTGGAGGGCTTCGATCTGGTCTGGCAGAAAATGCAGACGGAAATCCCCGCCGGAGAGGCGGGGGCGAAGATCGTGCTGGATGTTTTGAAGACCCGCGCAATTATATGA
- the fghA gene encoding S-formylglutathione hydrolase, which produces MNILSQNTAFGGMQGVFSHQSDVTGCEMTFAVFVPPQAITEKRPVLWYLSGLTCSHANVMEKGEYRRLAAELGLIIVCPDTSPRGNDVPDELTNWKMGKGAGMYLNATETPWAEHFQMYSYITEELPALIAEQFRADMSRQGIFGHSMGGHGALTIALKHPDRFKSCSAFAPIVSPLKADWTQDAFEKYLGPDRSLWRQYDACALIEDGARFPEFLVDQGKADSFLETGLQPWLLEEAVKNTDIGLTLRLHERYDHSYYFISTFMDDHLRWHGERL; this is translated from the coding sequence ATGAATATTCTGTCGCAAAACACCGCCTTTGGCGGCATGCAGGGCGTGTTTTCGCACCAGTCCGATGTCACCGGTTGCGAAATGACCTTTGCCGTCTTCGTGCCACCCCAGGCCATCACCGAAAAGCGCCCGGTGCTGTGGTATCTGTCCGGCCTGACTTGTAGCCATGCCAATGTGATGGAAAAGGGCGAATACCGTCGGCTGGCCGCAGAACTCGGCCTGATCATCGTCTGCCCGGACACCAGCCCACGCGGGAATGACGTGCCAGATGAGTTGACCAACTGGAAAATGGGCAAGGGCGCTGGCATGTATCTGAATGCCACCGAAACGCCCTGGGCCGAACATTTCCAGATGTACAGCTACATCACCGAGGAATTGCCCGCGTTGATTGCTGAACAGTTCCGTGCCGACATGAGCCGCCAGGGCATTTTCGGCCATTCTATGGGCGGCCATGGCGCATTGACCATCGCGCTGAAACATCCCGACCGCTTCAAGAGCTGCTCTGCGTTCGCCCCAATCGTCAGCCCGCTAAAAGCCGATTGGACGCAGGATGCCTTCGAGAAATATCTTGGCCCCGACCGTTCCCTCTGGCGGCAATACGACGCCTGCGCCCTGATCGAGGACGGCGCGCGCTTCCCGGAATTCCTGGTGGACCAGGGTAAGGCCGACAGTTTCCTGGAAACCGGATTACAGCCTTGGCTGCTGGAAGAGGCCGTGAAAAACACCGATATCGGCCTGACGCTGCGGCTGCATGAGCGCTACGACCATTCCTATTATTTCATCTCGACATTCATGGACGATCACCTGCGCTGGCATGGCGAGCGGCTCTAG
- a CDS encoding DUF1345 domain-containing protein: MTSKKKPRFYALRRHRHSPFYASGLLGLLTLPVFLWIKPALAVECSAIVFFVLYIALMIKRIPGITAERLKTSPQRDDAPTIVIPLVSLLAVVAAVAALFNALNRAGSPSLLEVSLAFVSVISGWFTIHTMFAMHYAHDYWRHLTSNPDPGPSGGLDFPDTPEPGGYEFLYFAFVIGMTAQTSDVAITSTAMRRLNLAHSIVSFFFNTILVAAAVNAVVSIAN; encoded by the coding sequence ATGACCTCCAAGAAAAAGCCTCGTTTCTACGCATTGAGACGCCATAGGCACAGCCCGTTCTATGCGTCTGGTCTGCTGGGACTTTTGACGTTGCCGGTCTTTCTGTGGATCAAGCCCGCCTTGGCCGTCGAATGCTCGGCCATCGTGTTTTTCGTCCTCTATATCGCCTTGATGATAAAACGCATCCCCGGCATCACCGCTGAACGCCTGAAAACCAGTCCGCAACGCGACGATGCCCCGACCATCGTCATCCCGCTGGTCAGCCTGTTGGCGGTGGTAGCCGCAGTCGCCGCTCTGTTCAACGCCTTGAACCGGGCCGGTTCTCCCAGCCTGCTGGAAGTGTCGCTGGCGTTTGTGTCGGTCATCAGCGGCTGGTTCACCATTCACACCATGTTTGCAATGCATTACGCCCATGATTATTGGCGTCATCTGACAAGCAATCCCGACCCCGGCCCTTCCGGCGGTCTGGATTTTCCCGACACGCCGGAGCCAGGTGGCTATGAATTCCTGTATTTCGCCTTCGTGATCGGCATGACCGCCCAGACATCCGATGTCGCCATCACCAGCACGGCCATGCGGCGGCTCAATCTCGCCCATTCCATCGTGTCTTTCTTCTTCAACACCATCCTGGTCGCGGCAGCCGTCAACGCCGTCGTCTCGATAGCCAATTGA
- a CDS encoding YaiI/YqxD family protein produces MIYVDADACPVKAEVLKVAERHDMPVTFVANSGLRPSRDPMVTNVIVSNGFDAADDWIAERAGPGDIVITADVPLAGRCVATGAFVTGPTGRMFDETNIGMATAMRDLGAHLRETGESKGYNRAFSPRDRSQFLETLDRLCRRCKSLRQDTAPL; encoded by the coding sequence ATGATCTATGTGGATGCCGACGCCTGCCCGGTTAAAGCCGAGGTGTTGAAGGTGGCCGAACGCCACGACATGCCAGTGACTTTCGTTGCCAATTCCGGCCTGCGCCCGTCTCGCGATCCGATGGTGACGAATGTCATCGTCTCCAATGGTTTCGATGCCGCTGACGACTGGATCGCAGAACGGGCCGGGCCAGGCGATATTGTCATCACCGCCGATGTGCCGCTGGCCGGGCGCTGCGTCGCTACGGGTGCTTTCGTCACCGGGCCGACCGGACGGATGTTCGATGAGACCAATATCGGCATGGCGACCGCCATGCGCGATCTCGGCGCCCATTTGCGCGAGACCGGTGAAAGCAAGGGCTATAACCGCGCCTTTAGCCCCCGCGACCGCTCGCAGTTTCTGGAAACACTGGATCGGCTTTGCCGTCGCTGCAAATCCCTCCGTCAGGACACGGCCCCATTATGA
- a CDS encoding GNAT family N-acetyltransferase: MANMPYRVDVRRLDAFSARDLYDLLKMRVDVFVVEQKCPYPELDGKDIEALHLRLADGDDLIASARILTPDEPSSTVKIGRVVVSPSHRGKRLGDALMREAIAACEQRFPSSPIALSAQSHLQLFYQSFGFLPVSAEYLEDGIAHVDMVRVVSIGRA, from the coding sequence ATGGCAAATATGCCTTATCGGGTCGATGTGCGGAGACTGGATGCATTCTCCGCACGCGACCTTTATGATCTTCTGAAAATGCGCGTCGATGTGTTTGTCGTCGAGCAGAAATGTCCCTATCCGGAGCTTGATGGCAAGGATATCGAAGCCCTGCATCTGCGGCTGGCAGACGGGGACGATCTCATCGCAAGCGCCCGGATTTTAACGCCGGACGAGCCTTCGTCCACGGTCAAGATCGGGCGTGTTGTCGTCTCGCCCTCCCATCGCGGCAAGCGGCTTGGCGATGCCTTGATGCGCGAAGCCATTGCCGCCTGTGAACAGCGTTTTCCCTCAAGCCCGATTGCGCTTTCCGCCCAAAGCCATCTGCAACTTTTTTATCAGTCGTTTGGCTTTCTTCCGGTCTCGGCGGAATATCTGGAAGACGGCATTGCCCATGTCGACATGGTCCGTGTCGTCTCGATCGGGAGGGCCTGA
- a CDS encoding S-(hydroxymethyl)glutathione dehydrogenase/class III alcohol dehydrogenase, whose amino-acid sequence MDVRAAVATQAGKPLEIMTVQLDGPKAGEVLVEVKATGICHTDDFTLSGADPEGLFPAILGHEGAGIVVDVGPGVTSLKKGDHVIPLYTPECRECYSCLSRKTNLCTAIRSTQGQGVMPDGTSRFSIGKDKIHHYMGCSTFANFTVLPEIALAKVNPDAPFDKICYIGCGVTTGIGAVINTAKVEIGATAIVFGLGGIGLNVLQGLRLAGADMIIGVDINNDRKAWGEKFGMTHFVNPTEVDGDIVAYLVNLTKRNGDLIGGADYTFDCTGNTKVMRQALESSHRGWGKSIIIGVAGAGQEISTRPFQLVTGRNWMGTAFGGARGRTDVPKIVEWYMEGKILIDPMITHTMPLEDINKGFELMHSGTSIRSVVLY is encoded by the coding sequence ATGGATGTTCGTGCCGCCGTTGCCACCCAGGCAGGCAAGCCGCTTGAAATCATGACCGTGCAACTGGACGGCCCGAAGGCTGGCGAAGTGCTGGTTGAAGTCAAGGCCACAGGCATCTGCCATACCGATGATTTCACCTTGTCCGGCGCTGATCCGGAAGGCCTGTTTCCGGCCATTCTCGGCCATGAAGGGGCTGGCATAGTCGTCGATGTCGGGCCGGGCGTCACTTCGCTGAAAAAGGGCGATCACGTCATTCCGCTTTACACGCCTGAATGCCGCGAATGCTATTCCTGCCTGTCGCGCAAGACCAATCTGTGTACCGCGATCCGCTCCACCCAGGGCCAGGGCGTCATGCCAGATGGCACTTCGCGCTTTTCCATCGGCAAGGACAAGATCCATCACTATATGGGCTGCTCGACCTTCGCCAATTTCACCGTTCTTCCAGAAATCGCGCTCGCCAAGGTCAACCCGGACGCGCCTTTTGACAAGATCTGCTACATCGGCTGCGGCGTCACCACCGGCATCGGCGCGGTGATCAACACCGCCAAGGTCGAGATCGGCGCGACCGCCATCGTCTTTGGCCTGGGCGGCATCGGTCTCAATGTGCTTCAGGGCCTGCGGCTTGCGGGAGCCGATATGATTATCGGCGTCGATATCAACAATGACCGCAAGGCCTGGGGCGAGAAATTCGGCATGACGCATTTCGTCAATCCGACCGAAGTCGATGGTGACATCGTGGCCTATCTCGTCAACCTGACGAAGCGCAATGGCGACCTGATCGGCGGTGCCGATTACACATTCGACTGCACCGGCAATACCAAGGTGATGCGCCAGGCGCTGGAATCCTCGCATCGCGGCTGGGGCAAATCGATCATCATTGGCGTCGCGGGTGCCGGTCAGGAAATCTCCACCCGTCCGTTTCAACTCGTCACCGGTCGCAACTGGATGGGTACCGCCTTTGGCGGTGCGCGTGGCCGCACCGATGTGCCGAAGATTGTTGAATGGTACATGGAAGGCAAGATCCTAATCGACCCGATGATCACCCACACCATGCCGCTCGAAGACATCAACAAAGGCTTCGAGCTGATGCATTCGGGGACAAGCATCCGCAGCGTGGTTCTGTATTGA